The following are from one region of the Nocardioides marmotae genome:
- a CDS encoding BCCT family transporter, giving the protein MTTQQQSPGIPEERTTARRVADALTQPPVDVVHPALDAVPEEQRIERGLDRVVFGVSAGVAVALIVWGFVSTDSLASASSSALAWVMESTGWLFVLTASGFVVFVIWIALSKFGRIPLGRDDEEPEFSTFSWVAMMFSAGMGIGLMFYGVSEPVSYFTSPPPGTGEAGNPEAAQTALATTIFHWTLHGWAIYAIVGLTIAYGVFRKGRAQLISAAFEPLLGRHASGWGGKVIDMLAIFATLFGSAASLGLGALQIRSGLQIVGGLGEVGNGVLVGIIAVLTLAFVASAVSGVARGIQYLSNINGMLAVLLALFIFVVGPTVFILNLLPTALGTYLGDLPSMAARTGAAGPETADWLQSWTIFYWAWWLSWTPFVGMFIARISRGRTIRQFVSGVLLVPSAITLVWFVIFGGTAIDLQRNGTDIAGADGLESQLFATLEAFPWATATSILVMVLVAIFFVSGADAASIVMGTLSERGTTEPRRPTVIFWGVATGAVAAVMLLVGGSKALTGLQTLTIVAALPFVVVMLGLTVSLVKDLRQDPLVVRRQYAVEAVEQAVVAGVTEHGDDFALSFEAVPAAADPADPAAPTDGSAATVDR; this is encoded by the coding sequence GTGACCACCCAGCAACAGTCCCCCGGCATCCCCGAGGAGCGGACGACGGCGCGGCGCGTCGCCGACGCCCTCACCCAACCACCGGTCGACGTCGTGCACCCCGCGCTCGACGCCGTGCCCGAGGAGCAGCGGATCGAGCGCGGCCTGGACCGCGTCGTCTTCGGCGTCAGCGCCGGGGTCGCCGTCGCGCTGATCGTGTGGGGCTTTGTCAGCACCGACTCCCTGGCCTCCGCCTCGAGCAGCGCGCTGGCATGGGTGATGGAGTCGACCGGCTGGCTGTTCGTGCTGACCGCGAGCGGCTTCGTCGTCTTCGTCATCTGGATCGCGCTCAGCAAGTTCGGCCGGATCCCGCTCGGCCGCGACGACGAGGAGCCGGAGTTCAGCACCTTCTCCTGGGTCGCGATGATGTTCAGCGCCGGCATGGGCATCGGCCTGATGTTCTACGGCGTCAGCGAGCCCGTGTCGTACTTCACCAGCCCGCCGCCCGGCACCGGTGAGGCCGGCAACCCCGAGGCCGCGCAGACCGCGCTGGCCACGACCATCTTCCACTGGACGCTCCACGGGTGGGCGATCTACGCCATCGTCGGCCTGACCATCGCCTACGGCGTCTTCCGCAAGGGCCGTGCTCAGCTCATCTCGGCTGCCTTCGAGCCGCTGCTCGGCCGCCACGCCAGCGGCTGGGGCGGCAAGGTCATCGACATGCTCGCGATCTTCGCGACGCTCTTCGGATCCGCGGCCTCCCTGGGCCTCGGCGCCCTCCAGATCCGCAGCGGCCTGCAGATCGTCGGCGGCCTCGGCGAGGTCGGCAACGGCGTGCTCGTCGGGATCATCGCCGTGCTGACCCTGGCGTTCGTCGCCTCGGCGGTCTCCGGCGTGGCCCGCGGCATCCAGTACCTCTCCAACATCAACGGGATGCTGGCCGTCCTGCTCGCCCTCTTCATCTTCGTGGTCGGCCCCACGGTCTTCATCCTCAACCTGCTCCCGACCGCGCTCGGCACCTACCTCGGCGACCTGCCGTCGATGGCCGCGCGCACCGGGGCCGCAGGCCCCGAGACCGCCGACTGGCTCCAGAGCTGGACGATCTTCTACTGGGCCTGGTGGCTCTCCTGGACCCCGTTCGTCGGCATGTTCATCGCCCGGATCTCCCGCGGGCGCACCATCCGCCAGTTCGTCAGCGGCGTGCTCCTCGTCCCGAGCGCGATCACCCTGGTCTGGTTCGTCATCTTCGGTGGCACCGCGATCGACCTCCAGCGCAACGGCACCGACATCGCCGGCGCCGACGGCCTGGAGTCGCAGCTGTTCGCCACGCTCGAGGCCTTCCCCTGGGCGACGGCCACCAGCATCCTGGTCATGGTGCTGGTCGCGATCTTCTTCGTCTCCGGCGCCGACGCCGCCTCGATCGTGATGGGCACGCTCTCCGAGCGTGGCACCACGGAGCCGCGCCGACCCACGGTCATCTTCTGGGGTGTGGCCACCGGTGCGGTGGCCGCGGTGATGCTCCTCGTCGGCGGTTCCAAGGCGTTGACCGGCCTGCAGACCCTCACCATCGTCGCGGCGCTGCCGTTCGTGGTGGTCATGCTCGGGCTGACGGTCTCGCTGGTCAAGGACCTGCGCCAGGACCCGCTCGTCGTGCGTCGCCAGTACGCCGTGGAGGCCGTCGAGCAGGCGGTCGTCGCGGGTGTCACCGAGCATGGCGACGACTTCGCGCTCTCCTTCGAGGCGGTCCCGGCCGCGGCCGACCCGGCCGACCCGGCCGCCCCGACCGACGGGTCAGCGGCGACCGTCGACCGCTGA
- a CDS encoding acyl-CoA dehydrogenase family protein, with product MPISLEDPKKFRPLVSQAHQVAMNMLRPISRKYDKAEHAYPKELDMLAAMIDGLSESGASEGAGAAGVRRDEGGATKDEGGVKNGANLASVMSIAEMCWGDVGLLLSMPRQGLGNSAIASVANDEQAERFAGVWAGMAITEPGTGSDSANITTTAVLDGDEYVLNGEKIYVTAGDRADHIVVWATLDRSLGRAAIKSFVVPKGTPGMRVDRLEHKLGIKASDTATIIFEDCRVPKENLLGSPEIDTKQGFAGAMATFDNTRPLVAAMAVGCARAALDLTRSLLAEAGVTVDHDRPAHLQHAAAARLLQMEADWEASYLLMLQAAWMADNRKPNSLEASMAKAKAGRVGSDITLSCVELCGSIGYSEAELLEKWARDSKILDIFEGTQQIQQLIVARRVLGLSSAELK from the coding sequence ATGCCCATCTCACTCGAGGACCCGAAGAAGTTCCGCCCGCTGGTCTCGCAGGCCCACCAGGTCGCGATGAACATGCTGCGGCCCATCTCCCGCAAGTACGACAAGGCCGAGCACGCCTACCCCAAGGAGCTCGACATGCTCGCCGCGATGATCGACGGGCTCTCGGAGTCCGGCGCGAGCGAGGGCGCGGGGGCCGCCGGCGTACGCCGGGACGAGGGCGGCGCGACCAAGGACGAGGGCGGCGTCAAGAACGGCGCGAACCTCGCCTCGGTCATGTCGATCGCCGAGATGTGCTGGGGCGACGTCGGCCTGCTGCTCTCCATGCCGCGCCAGGGGCTCGGCAACTCCGCGATCGCCTCGGTGGCCAACGACGAGCAGGCCGAGCGGTTCGCCGGGGTGTGGGCCGGCATGGCGATCACCGAGCCCGGCACCGGCTCGGACTCGGCCAACATCACGACTACCGCCGTGCTCGACGGCGACGAGTACGTCCTCAACGGCGAGAAGATCTACGTCACCGCGGGCGACCGCGCCGACCACATCGTCGTGTGGGCGACCCTCGACCGGTCGCTCGGCCGGGCCGCGATCAAGTCCTTCGTCGTGCCCAAGGGCACCCCCGGCATGCGGGTCGACCGGCTCGAGCACAAGCTCGGCATCAAGGCCTCCGACACCGCGACCATCATCTTCGAGGACTGCCGGGTCCCGAAGGAGAACCTGCTCGGCTCCCCGGAGATCGACACCAAGCAGGGCTTCGCCGGCGCGATGGCGACCTTCGACAACACCCGGCCGCTCGTGGCCGCGATGGCCGTCGGCTGCGCCCGCGCCGCCCTCGACCTGACCCGGTCCCTGCTCGCCGAGGCCGGCGTCACCGTCGACCACGACCGGCCCGCCCACCTCCAGCACGCCGCGGCCGCCAGGCTGCTGCAGATGGAGGCGGACTGGGAGGCCTCCTACCTGCTGATGCTCCAGGCCGCGTGGATGGCCGACAACCGCAAGCCCAACTCGCTGGAGGCCTCGATGGCCAAGGCGAAGGCCGGCCGGGTCGGCTCCGACATCACCCTGTCGTGCGTCGAGCTGTGCGGCTCGATCGGCTACAGCGAGGCCGAGCTGCTGGAGAAGTGGGCCCGCGACTCCAAGATCCTCGACATCTTCGAGGGCACCCAGCAGATCCAGCAGCTGATCGTCGCCCGCCGCGTCCTGGGCCTCTCCAGCGCCGAGCTGAAGTAG
- a CDS encoding YiaA/YiaB family inner membrane protein, which translates to MSTPTSVRNTNAFYAQAGISFAVALCAMLFAVLYVPVDPWVRAFFAVTTLYLTTSAFTLAKVIRDAQEHQAVAARLDQARVDKILAEHDPFRAVS; encoded by the coding sequence ATGAGCACTCCGACCTCCGTCCGCAACACGAACGCCTTCTACGCCCAGGCCGGCATCTCCTTCGCCGTCGCGCTCTGCGCGATGCTCTTCGCCGTCCTCTACGTCCCCGTCGACCCGTGGGTCCGTGCGTTCTTCGCGGTCACCACGCTCTACCTGACCACCTCGGCCTTCACGCTGGCCAAGGTGATCCGGGACGCCCAGGAGCACCAGGCGGTCGCCGCCCGCCTCGACCAGGCCCGTGTCGACAAGATCCTCGCCGAGCACGACCCGTTCCGCGCGGTCTCCTGA
- a CDS encoding GuaB1 family IMP dehydrogenase-related protein, with amino-acid sequence MQFLHDARPAHDLTYDDVFMVPRHSTVASRYDVDLSTDDGTGATLPLVVANMTAIAGKRMAETVARRGGLVVIPQDIPIPVVADVVRWVKSRHLVVDTPIELTPHQTVAEALSLIPKRAHRAAVVVDGGRPVGVVAEADCTEVDRFAQVQEVMNRSFVQIPADTDPREAFDALDKAREPLAVAVDPDGALVGMLTRTGALRATLYTPAVDARGGLRIAAAVGVNGDVADKAGRLLEAGVDCLVVDTAHGHQDRMLDALRAVRALDPTVPIVAGNVVDADGTRALVEAGADVVKVGVGPGAMCTTRMMTGVGRPQFSAVLECAATARGLGARVWADGGVRHPRDVALALAAGASSVMIGSWFAGTHESPGDLVEDPDGRAYKVSFGMASARAVAHRTSAESAYDRARKALYEEGISSSRMYLDPARPGVEDLIDQICSGVRSACTYAGARDLTELHERALVGVQSAAGYQEGRPLATSW; translated from the coding sequence GTGCAGTTCCTCCACGACGCGCGGCCCGCGCACGACCTGACCTACGACGACGTCTTCATGGTCCCGCGCCACTCCACGGTGGCCAGCCGGTACGACGTCGACCTGTCCACCGACGACGGCACCGGAGCGACGTTGCCGCTGGTGGTCGCCAACATGACCGCGATCGCCGGCAAGCGGATGGCCGAGACGGTCGCCCGGCGCGGCGGCCTGGTGGTCATCCCGCAGGACATCCCGATCCCCGTCGTCGCCGACGTGGTGCGGTGGGTGAAGTCCCGGCACCTGGTCGTCGACACGCCCATCGAGCTGACGCCGCACCAGACCGTCGCCGAGGCGCTCTCGCTGATCCCGAAGCGGGCCCACCGGGCCGCGGTCGTCGTCGACGGCGGGCGGCCCGTGGGCGTGGTGGCCGAGGCGGACTGCACCGAGGTCGACCGGTTCGCCCAGGTGCAGGAGGTGATGAACCGGTCCTTCGTGCAGATCCCCGCCGACACCGACCCGCGCGAGGCGTTCGACGCCCTCGACAAGGCGCGCGAGCCGCTCGCGGTCGCCGTCGACCCCGACGGCGCGCTCGTCGGCATGCTCACCCGCACCGGCGCCCTGCGGGCCACGCTCTACACGCCCGCGGTCGACGCCCGCGGCGGCCTGCGCATCGCGGCCGCGGTCGGCGTCAACGGCGACGTCGCGGACAAGGCGGGGCGCCTGCTCGAGGCCGGGGTCGACTGCCTGGTCGTCGACACCGCCCACGGCCACCAGGACCGGATGCTCGACGCGCTGCGTGCGGTGCGTGCCCTCGACCCGACGGTCCCGATCGTGGCCGGCAACGTCGTCGACGCCGACGGCACCCGCGCGCTGGTCGAGGCCGGCGCGGACGTCGTCAAGGTCGGCGTCGGCCCGGGCGCGATGTGCACGACGCGGATGATGACCGGCGTCGGCCGCCCGCAGTTCTCCGCCGTGCTCGAGTGCGCCGCGACCGCGCGGGGCCTCGGCGCGCGCGTGTGGGCCGACGGGGGAGTGCGCCACCCCCGCGACGTCGCTCTGGCGCTGGCCGCGGGCGCGTCCAGCGTGATGATCGGGTCCTGGTTCGCCGGCACCCACGAGTCGCCCGGCGACCTGGTCGAGGACCCCGACGGGCGCGCCTACAAGGTCTCCTTCGGCATGGCCTCGGCCCGCGCGGTCGCCCACCGGACCTCGGCGGAGTCGGCGTACGACCGGGCGCGCAAGGCGCTCTACGAGGAGGGGATCTCCTCCTCGCGGATGTACCTCGACCCCGCCCGCCCCGGCGTGGAGGACCTCATCGACCAGATCTGCTCCGGCGTCCGGTCGGCGTGCACGTACGCCGGCGCGCGCGACCTCACCGAGCTGCACGAGCGCGCGCTGGTGGGCGTCCAGTCCGCCGCCGGCTACCAGGAGGGGCGTCCGCTCGCCACCTCCTGGTGA
- a CDS encoding acyl-CoA dehydrogenase family protein, whose protein sequence is MSLIQKLGPGGRHGLASQESRDPIGYAVAALNRVAQSDLIDRLGLRRTTEQAVFTATRSGFRTATSAGRTFAKVGRRGEPGVRVPAAPRPGVFDLTPTEDEQMLVDVVTELAEEVLRPAAAEADEACAVPETVRAAAEEIGLPLLGVPEALGGISEERSAVAGTLVAEALARGDMGLAVATLAPGAVATALGLWGTDAQQRTYLPAFSGEGDGGVPAAALALNEPSVLFDVLSPATTAERRGDTLVLSGTKSLVPLGSEAELFVVGASLDGAPVLVLVESSTPGLSVEADPGMGVRAAGMTRLVLTDVTVPADAVLGATDGTTYTECVRLSRLAWCALAVGTGQAVLDYVTPYVKERQAFGEPVAHRQSVAFMVANMAIELQAMRLLTYKAASRAAAGKDVGREVGLARNLCAAKGMQIGLDGVQLLGGHGFVKEHPVERWYRDLRAVGVMEGSVLV, encoded by the coding sequence ATGTCCTTGATCCAGAAGCTGGGGCCCGGCGGCAGGCACGGGCTCGCCTCGCAGGAGTCGCGCGACCCCATCGGGTACGCCGTCGCGGCGCTCAACCGCGTGGCGCAGAGCGACCTCATCGACCGCCTCGGCCTGCGCCGGACCACCGAGCAGGCGGTCTTCACCGCCACCCGGAGCGGGTTCCGCACCGCGACCTCGGCCGGCCGCACGTTCGCGAAGGTCGGCCGGCGCGGCGAGCCGGGCGTGCGCGTCCCCGCGGCGCCGCGCCCCGGCGTCTTCGACCTGACCCCCACCGAGGACGAGCAGATGCTCGTCGACGTGGTGACCGAGCTCGCCGAGGAGGTCCTGCGGCCCGCCGCCGCGGAGGCCGACGAGGCGTGCGCGGTGCCCGAGACGGTCCGCGCGGCGGCCGAGGAGATCGGCCTGCCGCTCCTCGGCGTGCCCGAGGCCCTCGGCGGCATCTCCGAGGAGCGCTCGGCCGTGGCCGGCACGCTCGTCGCCGAGGCGCTCGCGCGCGGCGACATGGGCCTGGCCGTCGCCACCCTCGCGCCCGGCGCGGTCGCCACCGCGCTCGGCCTGTGGGGCACCGACGCCCAGCAGCGCACCTACCTCCCGGCGTTCTCCGGGGAGGGCGACGGCGGCGTCCCCGCCGCGGCGCTGGCGCTCAACGAGCCGAGCGTGCTCTTCGACGTGCTGTCCCCGGCGACCACCGCCGAGCGCCGCGGCGACACCCTGGTGCTCAGCGGCACCAAGTCGCTGGTGCCGCTCGGCTCCGAGGCCGAGCTGTTCGTGGTCGGCGCCTCCCTCGACGGCGCGCCGGTGCTCGTCCTCGTGGAGTCCTCGACGCCGGGGCTCTCCGTCGAGGCCGACCCCGGCATGGGCGTGCGGGCCGCCGGGATGACCCGGCTCGTGCTCACCGACGTGACCGTCCCGGCCGACGCCGTCCTCGGCGCGACCGACGGGACGACGTACACCGAGTGCGTCCGGCTCTCGCGCCTGGCCTGGTGCGCGCTCGCGGTCGGCACCGGCCAGGCCGTGCTGGACTACGTGACGCCCTACGTCAAGGAGCGCCAGGCCTTCGGCGAGCCGGTCGCCCACCGCCAGTCGGTGGCGTTCATGGTCGCCAACATGGCCATCGAGCTGCAGGCGATGCGGCTGCTGACCTACAAGGCGGCCTCGCGTGCCGCGGCGGGCAAGGACGTCGGCCGCGAGGTCGGCCTGGCCCGCAACCTGTGTGCCGCCAAGGGCATGCAGATCGGCCTCGACGGCGTGCAGCTGCTCGGCGGCCACGGCTTCGTCAAGGAGCACCCGGTGGAGCGGTGGTACCGCGACCTGCGGGCCGTCGGCGTGATGGAAGGGAGCGTGCTGGTCTGA
- a CDS encoding DUF2252 domain-containing protein: MSAGAPSFEADDEARTQLIVDTLADAFAPLMEADPVAFRGKYRTMARDPHAFYRGSAGLFYADMTAEQGQAIDDAWVDERSGRIWVHGDLHVENFGTYLSDDGRLVFDVNDFDEAYLGRWTWDLMRFAASLALVGWQKALPEQDVRDLVGRYVAGYLDQIEDYRGAADDAAEFALHLDNTEGPVHHALVQARQRRRADLLDESTVRLDGVRIFRDDPSVRRLPDEERAAVEEAYRRYLDTIPEDKRPRRRLFHDLRDVVGKSGFGIGSAGLPAYNLLIEGNSEALDNDVVLSMKQANVPAVSRFVDTGAVDGYFEHEGHRTVVSQRALQVHTDPLLGWTELDGVGYVVSEVSPYEVDLDWTGLTEPDEIAAVVGLLGRATAKIHCASDEDSEQDLVDFQVEEAVAASVGDRRAELQEWLADVALAYADRVRADHALFVAAFREGRIGVSST, translated from the coding sequence ATGAGCGCCGGCGCCCCCTCCTTCGAGGCCGACGACGAGGCGCGCACCCAGCTGATCGTCGACACCCTCGCGGACGCGTTCGCGCCGCTGATGGAGGCCGACCCGGTGGCCTTCCGCGGCAAGTACCGCACCATGGCCCGCGACCCGCACGCCTTCTACCGGGGCAGCGCCGGGCTGTTCTACGCCGACATGACCGCCGAGCAGGGGCAGGCGATCGACGACGCCTGGGTCGACGAGCGGTCGGGGCGGATCTGGGTCCACGGCGACCTGCACGTGGAGAACTTCGGGACCTACCTCAGCGACGACGGCCGGCTGGTCTTCGACGTCAACGACTTCGACGAGGCGTACCTCGGCCGGTGGACGTGGGACCTGATGCGGTTCGCGGCCTCGCTCGCCCTCGTGGGCTGGCAGAAGGCGCTGCCCGAGCAGGACGTGCGCGACCTGGTCGGGCGCTACGTCGCGGGCTACCTCGACCAGATCGAGGACTACCGCGGCGCCGCCGACGACGCCGCGGAGTTCGCGCTGCACCTGGACAACACCGAGGGGCCGGTCCACCACGCGCTGGTGCAGGCCCGGCAGCGTCGCCGCGCCGACCTGCTCGACGAGAGCACGGTCCGCCTCGACGGCGTCCGGATCTTCCGCGACGACCCGTCGGTGCGCCGGCTGCCCGACGAGGAGCGGGCCGCGGTCGAGGAGGCCTACCGGCGCTACCTGGACACGATCCCCGAGGACAAGCGCCCGCGCCGCCGGCTCTTCCACGACCTGCGCGACGTGGTCGGGAAGTCCGGCTTCGGCATCGGCTCGGCCGGGCTGCCGGCGTACAACCTGCTCATCGAGGGCAACAGCGAGGCGCTCGACAACGACGTGGTGCTGTCGATGAAGCAGGCCAACGTCCCGGCGGTGAGCCGGTTCGTGGACACCGGCGCGGTCGACGGCTACTTCGAGCACGAGGGCCACCGCACGGTGGTGAGCCAGCGGGCGCTGCAGGTGCACACCGACCCGCTGCTGGGGTGGACCGAGCTCGACGGCGTGGGGTACGTCGTCTCGGAGGTCTCGCCCTACGAGGTCGACCTCGACTGGACCGGGCTGACCGAGCCCGACGAGATCGCCGCGGTGGTCGGGCTGCTCGGACGAGCCACCGCGAAGATCCACTGCGCCTCCGACGAGGACAGCGAGCAGGACCTCGTCGACTTCCAGGTGGAGGAGGCCGTCGCGGCCTCCGTCGGCGACCGGCGGGCCGAGCTGCAGGAGTGGCTCGCCGACGTTGCGCTGGCCTACGCCGACCGGGTGCGCGCCGACCACGCGCTGTTCGTCGCGGCCTTCCGCGAGGGCCGGATCGGGGTCTCCTCGACCTGA
- the def gene encoding peptide deformylase, with amino-acid sequence MPAPDEPAKHAPHGPLPTGGTVRPMTRWGTPVMHRPQQPVTAYDEELRSLVADMVATMYAADGVGLAACQIGVDRAVFVFDCPDESGDHTVGVVCNPELTLPEGRDRHLEESEEGCLSFPGAFVECARPDFATVTGTGLDGEPVTFSGDGLLARCLQHETDHTNGTVFGDRIPTKARKKLQKQHDKLAGDYPADWPVGEE; translated from the coding sequence ATGCCCGCCCCCGACGAGCCCGCGAAGCACGCCCCCCACGGACCGCTCCCGACCGGTGGCACCGTCCGGCCGATGACCCGCTGGGGCACCCCGGTGATGCACCGCCCCCAGCAGCCGGTGACCGCCTACGACGAGGAGCTCCGCTCGCTGGTCGCCGACATGGTCGCCACGATGTACGCCGCCGACGGCGTCGGCCTCGCGGCCTGCCAGATCGGGGTGGACCGCGCGGTGTTCGTCTTCGACTGCCCCGACGAGTCCGGCGACCACACGGTCGGCGTGGTGTGCAACCCCGAGCTGACCCTGCCCGAGGGCCGGGACCGCCACCTCGAGGAGTCCGAGGAGGGCTGCCTGTCCTTCCCCGGCGCCTTCGTGGAGTGCGCGCGGCCGGACTTCGCGACCGTGACCGGCACCGGGCTCGACGGGGAGCCGGTGACCTTCTCCGGCGACGGGCTGCTGGCCCGCTGCCTCCAGCACGAGACCGACCACACCAACGGCACGGTCTTCGGCGACCGGATCCCGACCAAGGCGCGCAAGAAGCTGCAGAAGCAGCACGACAAGCTGGCCGGCGACTACCCCGCGGACTGGCCCGTCGGCGAGGAGTGA
- a CDS encoding NAD(P)/FAD-dependent oxidoreductase, whose amino-acid sequence MSKGVRDLIVVGGGPAGLTTALHAARAGLDVLVLERRVGAIDKACGEGLMPGAVAALGELGVDPAGQDLRGIRYVAGARRVEAEFRSGPGRGVRRTTLHDALRGAVEQAGVPCEQATVTGLTQDDDGVSVAGHRSRYVVAADGLHSPLRRSLGLDRPRGGQVRRGLRRHFAVRPWTDHVEVHWGREAEAYVTPVAEDLVGIAVLTTRRGSYDEHLAAFPELLDRIAGAEPASADRGAGPLRQEATARTAGRVLLVGDAAGYVDALTGEGIALGVAQAGAAVRAVALDDVPGYEQDWRRLTRRYRWLTQALLGVTSLRPTRSALVPAAERVPWLFGATVNALARPASEPRPPHSSPTGQSAG is encoded by the coding sequence ATGAGCAAGGGCGTGCGGGACCTGATCGTCGTCGGCGGCGGGCCCGCCGGGCTCACCACCGCCCTGCACGCCGCCCGCGCCGGCCTCGACGTGCTCGTCCTCGAGCGGCGCGTCGGCGCGATCGACAAGGCGTGCGGCGAGGGCCTGATGCCGGGCGCCGTCGCGGCCCTGGGCGAGCTCGGGGTCGACCCGGCCGGGCAGGACCTGCGCGGGATCCGGTACGTCGCCGGGGCCCGCCGGGTCGAGGCGGAGTTCCGCTCCGGGCCCGGACGCGGCGTACGCCGCACGACGCTGCACGACGCCCTGCGGGGCGCCGTCGAGCAGGCCGGAGTGCCGTGCGAGCAGGCGACCGTCACCGGGCTGACGCAGGACGACGACGGGGTGAGCGTCGCCGGCCACCGCAGTCGGTACGTCGTCGCCGCCGACGGGCTGCACTCGCCGCTGCGCCGCTCCCTCGGGCTGGACCGGCCGCGCGGCGGGCAGGTGCGCCGCGGGCTGCGCCGCCACTTCGCCGTGCGGCCCTGGACCGACCACGTCGAGGTGCACTGGGGCCGGGAGGCGGAGGCCTACGTCACCCCGGTCGCCGAGGACCTGGTCGGGATCGCGGTGCTGACCACCCGCCGCGGGAGCTACGACGAGCACCTGGCGGCCTTCCCCGAGCTGCTCGACCGCATCGCCGGCGCGGAGCCGGCGAGCGCGGACCGCGGGGCCGGCCCGCTGCGCCAGGAGGCGACCGCGCGGACCGCGGGGCGCGTGCTCCTGGTCGGCGACGCCGCGGGGTACGTCGACGCGCTGACCGGCGAGGGCATCGCGCTCGGGGTGGCCCAGGCCGGGGCCGCGGTGCGGGCGGTGGCCCTCGATGACGTGCCCGGCTACGAGCAGGACTGGCGGCGACTGACCCGTCGCTACCGCTGGCTGACCCAGGCGCTGCTCGGCGTGACCAGCCTGCGGCCGACCCGCTCGGCGCTGGTGCCGGCCGCCGAGCGGGTGCCGTGGCTCTTCGGCGCGACCGTCAACGCGCTGGCGCGGCCCGCCTCCGAGCCGCGCCCGCCTCACTCCTCGCCGACGGGCCAGTCCGCGGGGTAG
- the galK gene encoding galactokinase codes for MSQLAPGRPDQIAADLRAAFERRYAAPATVVGRAPGRVNLIGEHTDYNRGRVLPLALPHATYVAAAPRTDGRARFASLQDDATWEGTLAEAGPGGPTGWAAYAAGVLWALGEAGIEVPGVDVLVDGRVPLGAGLSSSAALECSVAVAVLALAGRDLDAATRRLAIDACIRAETEVAGAPTGGMDQTVAVLGEPGAALLVDFDTDETRPVPLALDGLTLLVTDTRVSHELTDGGYAARRADCEAAAAELGVPSLRQADLAAVERISDERVRARARHVVTETDRVLPVAEALTRGDRDAVAELFAASHASMRDDFEISCDELDAAVAVAVEAGAVGARMTGGGFGGSSVALVPDERVEAVMRAIDTEFALRGFAAPAHLVAVPSAGAGTL; via the coding sequence GTGAGCCAACTCGCCCCGGGCCGCCCCGACCAGATCGCCGCCGACCTGCGCGCCGCCTTCGAGCGGAGGTACGCCGCCCCCGCGACCGTCGTCGGCCGGGCGCCGGGCCGGGTGAACCTGATCGGCGAGCACACCGACTACAACCGCGGGCGGGTCCTGCCGCTGGCGCTGCCGCACGCGACGTACGTCGCCGCCGCCCCGCGCACCGACGGGCGGGCGCGGTTCGCGAGCCTCCAGGACGACGCCACCTGGGAGGGGACGCTCGCCGAGGCCGGCCCGGGCGGGCCCACCGGCTGGGCGGCGTACGCCGCGGGCGTGCTGTGGGCGCTCGGCGAGGCCGGCATCGAGGTCCCCGGCGTCGACGTGCTGGTCGACGGCCGGGTCCCGCTCGGCGCGGGGCTCTCGAGCTCGGCCGCCCTGGAGTGCTCGGTCGCGGTCGCGGTGCTGGCCCTCGCCGGCCGCGACCTCGACGCCGCGACCCGCCGGCTCGCGATCGACGCCTGCATCCGCGCCGAGACCGAGGTCGCCGGCGCCCCCACCGGCGGCATGGACCAGACCGTGGCCGTGCTGGGCGAGCCGGGCGCCGCGCTCCTGGTCGACTTCGACACCGACGAGACCCGCCCGGTGCCGCTCGCCCTTGACGGCCTCACCCTGCTCGTCACCGACACCCGGGTCTCCCACGAGCTGACCGACGGCGGGTACGCCGCCCGGCGGGCCGACTGCGAGGCCGCCGCGGCCGAGCTCGGCGTGCCGTCGCTGCGCCAGGCCGACCTGGCGGCGGTCGAACGCATCTCCGACGAGCGGGTCCGGGCGCGGGCGCGCCACGTCGTCACCGAGACCGACCGCGTGCTGCCCGTCGCCGAGGCCCTGACCCGTGGCGACCGGGACGCCGTCGCCGAGCTGTTCGCCGCCTCGCACGCCTCGATGCGCGACGACTTCGAGATCTCCTGCGACGAGCTGGACGCCGCGGTGGCGGTCGCCGTCGAGGCCGGCGCGGTCGGCGCCCGGATGACCGGCGGCGGCTTCGGCGGCTCCTCGGTCGCGCTCGTCCCCGACGAGCGGGTCGAGGCGGTCATGCGCGCGATCGACACCGAATTCGCGCTGCGCGGCTTCGCGGCCCCGGCCCACCTGGTCGCGGTGCCCTCGGCGGGCGCCGGGACCCTCTGA